One Fulvia fulva chromosome 8, complete sequence DNA window includes the following coding sequences:
- a CDS encoding Plasma membrane proteolipid 3 — protein sequence MCGSDVFLGLIAILFPPLAVWVKRGVCSADSLINIALCCLGFLPGLLHAWYIIAVYPEPTYEEVAQQDAERGTVTYYYVQQGAPRYGPQGGQQGDYGTVNSTTNSQFPGQQAGFVQPQQPKTKKQATHPHANRPQAPEPQSLAGPSGEVPPSYAQAVAGDHKVQGP from the exons ATGTGCGGTAGCGACGTCTTCCTCGGCTTGATCGCCATCCTCTTCCCACCTCTGGCTGTCTGGGTGAAGAGAGGCGTTTGCAGCGCCGACAGTCTCATCAACATTGCGCTATGCT GTCTCGGCTTCCTCCCAGGTCTCCTTCACGCATGGTACATCATCGCAGTCTACCCCGAACCAACCTATGAAGAAGTGGCACAGCAGGACGCAGAGCGCGGCACAGTAACATATTACTACGTCCAACAAGGCGCACCACGATACGGACCACAAGGCGGCCAGCAGGGAGATTATGGAACAGTCAACAGCACCACAAACTCCCAGTTCCCAGGCCAGCAGGCAGGGTTCGTCCAGCCACAGCAGCCGAAGACGAAGAAGCAAGCGACACACCCACACGCGAATCGACCGCAAGCACCTGAGCCACAGAGCCTAGCAGGACCGAGTGGAGAAGTGCCACCGAGCTATGCGCAGGCTGTAGCGGGTGATCATAAGGTGCAAGGACCTTGA
- a CDS encoding Short chain dehydrogenase asqE, giving the protein METIAAPLRGKCALVTGGSRGIGAAIAIKLAEQGCSKIAITYSSNQIKAEEVLAAIAQICPEIKTCTFSANLADPNFGEVVIERTLSGLKTDKIDIVISNAASVDIGQMSPAASMPKPEWDAMMTQNAWSPLALARAAVTKMPPGGRIIMLSSGSSKVAFGDPTVAYAASKAAMDSVAKNLAAIWGVQYGVTVNSVSVGATATDAFKKGLEQWGEEFAKWSGELSLLERHGEAREVAAIVAFIASPEASWIVGNQIPANGGSLSVLQG; this is encoded by the coding sequence ATGGAGACCATCGCCGCACCTCTCCGTGGCAAGTGCGCGTTGGTCACAGGCGGATCGAGAGGCATCGGCGCAGCCATCGCCATCAAGCTCGCAGAGCAGGGCTGTTCGAAGATCGCCATAACCTATAGCTCGAACCAGATCAAAGCGGAGGAGGTCCTTGCAGCCATCGCCCAGATCTGTCCTGAAATCAAGACTTGCACGTTTTCAGCAAACCTGGCCGACCCAAACTTCGGCGAGGTCGTCATCGAAAGAACTCTGTCTGGCCTAAAGACTGATAAGATTGACATCGTCATCTCCAACGCTGCGAGTGTGGACATCGGACAAATGTCCCCAGCAGCCTCGATGCCAAAGCCAGAATGGGATGCGATGATGACACAGAACGCCTGGAGTCCTCTAGCTTTGGCACGGGCTGCAGTAACCAAAATGCCACCAGGTGGCCGTATCATCATGCTCTCCTCAGGGAGCTCAAAGGTCGCCTTTGGAGATCCGACCGTAGCATACGCAGCATCAAAGGCTGCCATGGACAGTGTCGCCAAGAACCTCGCAGCGATTTGGGGCGTTCAGTACGGCGTTACTGTCAATTCTGTGTCAGTTGGAGCTACTGCGACGGACGCGTTCAAGAAGGGACTCGAGCAATGGGGCGAGGAGTTTGCGAAGTGGTCCGGGGAGCTGAGCTTGCTCGAGAGGCATGGCGAGGCGAGGGAGGTTGCGGCCATTGTTGCGTTCATTGCGAGTCCGGAGGCTAGTTGGATCGTGGGTAATCAGATTCCGGCGAATGGTGGTAGTCTTTCAGTGCTGCAGGGCTAG
- a CDS encoding Exosome complex component MTR3, which yields MAALGDRRRLNAPAGGTAPPVFATAQDFQIERPSRSRNADEHRKIFLRTGVVPSASGSAYYEIQPQITDASSKLLVPSSSNLKISCTVHGPRPLPRNAAFSPNLLLTTHVKFAPFATRQRRGYVRDASERDLGVHLETALRGVIIGERWPKSGCEVIITVLEGEEDGWWGDAQSGGKAGGWGTMNVLAGCITVASAALADAGIDCVDLVSGGVAALSSNRGDTLLDPSQPEQDIKAACVVGYLKSRDEITQMWMKGDAGIHSEALIDSAVKAAVLTRSVLAEAVKEAAELELTKLPDTTNGKPVEPVKKQKDVVMTG from the coding sequence ATGGCAGCGCTGGGAGACCGACGACGCCTCAACGCACCGGCAGGAGGCACAGCGCCACCAGTCTTCGCCACTGCTCAAGATTTTCAGATCGAGCGTCCTTCACGGAGCAGAAACGCAGACGAACATCGCAAAATCTTTCTACGAACAGGCGTAGTGCCATCAGCTAGCGGCAGCGCCTACTACGAGATCCAACCACAAATTACAGATGCCTCAAGCAAGCTCCTTGTACCATCATCCTCAAATCTGAAGATCTCCTGCACCGTCCATGGCCCACGACCTTTACCACGAAATGCAGCATTCAGTCCCAACCTGCTGCTGACAACACATGTCAAATTCGCCCCCTTTGCCACTCGCCAACGACGAGGGTATGTCAGAGATGCGAGCGAGCGAGACTTGGGGGTTCATCTCGAGACTGCGTTACGTGGCGTGATCATCGGTGAGCGTTGGCCGAAGAGTGGCTGCGAAGTCATCATCACTGTATTGGAAGGCGAAGAGGATGGATGGTGGGGAGACGCTCAAAGTGGAGGCAAAGCTGGAGGATGGGGTACGATGAATGTGCTGGCTGGGTGTATCACTGTCGCAAGTGCAGCGCTCGCTGATGCTGGGATCGATTGTGTGGATCTGGTTTCTGGAGGCGTTGCTGCTCTTTCGAGCAATCGAGGCGATACGCTACTGGACCCCTCGCAACCTGAGCAGGATATCAAGGCTGCTTGTGTAGTGGGCTATTTGAAATCGAGAGACGAGATCACCCAGATGTGGATGAAGGGAGATGCCGGTATTCACAGCGAAGCGCTCATTGACAGTGCTGTGAAGGCAGCCGTTTTGACCAGGTCTGTCTTGGCAGAGGcagtaaaggaagcggcggAGCTCGAGCTGACAAAGTTGCCTGATACCACCAATGGCAAGCCGGTAGAACCAGTCAAGAAACAGAAGGACGTAGTGATGACTGGGTGA